From Diaminobutyricibacter sp. McL0608, one genomic window encodes:
- a CDS encoding DUF885 domain-containing protein — translation MDNARPTAASEALAALGERYFTTQHTFDPYSATLLGIQVFDHLTNDPSAEAGDRAAADFREIAADLEKVDASDLSDTERVDRDVLSALTWGAERDAHHSQWAANASAKSYVSRQALIFQAVPAMTITDADGADRYLSRLSGVAGSLTGLGDRYLSEAARGRISTANGIDHAVQQLEGYAALPIDDDVLLKPARSEAARESYERAERIVRDEIRPAMIELAGRMRNQLREGARDNAHVGISNVPGGEEIYTDAVRRHTTTDLSAPAIHQLGLDVLEELRGRWSALGSSALGTSDFTEISDRLRDDPALRFESREQIITVAESALARAEAARGDYFPDFRIADCVIEEINPIDAEHAALAYYRPPAADGSRPGAHCLLTTDPSSRYSYEYEALAFHESTPGHHLQLATAQTLDIPRYRRYLDTELCGFIEGWGLYAEQLADEMGLYSDDLQRLGMLSFSALRACRLVIDTGIHYYGWSRERAMDFMWENTVTTRANVRNEVDRYIAWPGQALAYMIGRQEIGRLRSTAQAALGDRFTPSGFHGVVLENGAVPLSVLAQNVQRWQSETLEGSHR, via the coding sequence ATGGATAACGCGCGCCCGACAGCCGCGTCTGAGGCTCTCGCCGCACTCGGCGAGCGCTATTTCACCACACAGCACACGTTCGATCCGTACAGCGCGACCCTGCTCGGCATCCAGGTCTTCGACCACCTGACAAACGACCCGTCGGCCGAGGCAGGCGACAGGGCGGCCGCCGATTTCCGGGAGATCGCAGCCGACCTGGAGAAGGTCGACGCAAGCGACCTCAGCGACACCGAGCGCGTCGACCGCGACGTGCTGTCCGCCCTCACCTGGGGCGCCGAGCGGGATGCGCACCACTCCCAGTGGGCGGCGAACGCATCCGCGAAGAGCTATGTGAGCAGGCAGGCACTGATCTTCCAGGCCGTGCCCGCGATGACCATCACCGACGCCGACGGAGCCGACCGCTACCTCAGCAGGCTCTCCGGGGTGGCCGGCTCGCTGACCGGACTCGGCGACCGTTACCTCAGCGAGGCGGCTCGCGGCCGGATCAGCACGGCGAACGGTATCGACCACGCCGTTCAGCAACTCGAGGGCTACGCGGCGCTGCCGATCGACGACGACGTGCTCCTGAAGCCCGCGCGCAGTGAGGCGGCCCGGGAGTCGTACGAGCGTGCCGAACGGATCGTGCGCGACGAGATCCGCCCCGCGATGATCGAGTTGGCCGGCCGGATGCGCAACCAGCTGAGAGAGGGAGCACGCGACAACGCTCACGTCGGCATCAGTAACGTCCCGGGCGGTGAGGAGATCTACACCGACGCCGTGCGCCGTCACACGACGACCGACCTGAGTGCGCCCGCGATCCACCAGCTCGGACTCGACGTGCTCGAGGAGCTTCGCGGACGATGGAGCGCCCTCGGTTCCAGCGCTCTCGGAACCAGCGACTTCACCGAGATCAGCGATCGCCTGCGCGACGACCCTGCGCTCCGGTTCGAGTCGCGGGAACAGATCATCACCGTCGCCGAGAGCGCGCTCGCACGTGCAGAGGCGGCCCGCGGCGACTATTTCCCCGATTTCAGGATCGCCGACTGCGTCATCGAGGAGATCAACCCGATCGACGCCGAACACGCAGCCCTCGCCTATTACCGGCCGCCCGCGGCGGACGGCAGCCGCCCGGGCGCGCACTGCCTGCTGACGACCGACCCGTCGAGCCGCTACTCCTACGAATACGAGGCGCTCGCCTTCCACGAATCGACGCCGGGCCATCACCTGCAGCTGGCGACGGCGCAGACGCTCGACATCCCGCGCTACCGCCGCTACCTCGACACCGAGCTGTGCGGGTTCATCGAGGGGTGGGGCCTCTACGCCGAGCAGCTCGCGGACGAGATGGGCCTCTACTCCGACGACCTGCAGCGGCTGGGGATGCTGTCGTTCTCCGCGCTGCGCGCCTGCCGTCTCGTCATCGACACGGGCATCCACTACTACGGATGGTCGCGCGAACGCGCGATGGACTTCATGTGGGAGAACACCGTCACCACCCGGGCGAACGTGCGCAACGAAGTCGACCGTTACATCGCCTGGCCGGGCCAGGCTCTCGCCTACATGATCGGGCGGCAGGAGATCGGCCGCCTGCGGTCGACCGCGCAAGCAGCTCTCGGCGACCGCTTCACCCCATCCGGTTTCCATGGCGTCGTGCTCGAAAACGGCGCAGTCCCCTTGTCCGTGCTCGCCCAGAACGTCCAACGCTGGCAGAGCGAAACCCTCGAAGGAAGTCACAGATGA